A region of the Chlamydia buteonis genome:
GTATGTAGGTAACGCAAGGCCTTTGCTGATGCTTAATAAAAAACCCCGGTATATATTGGCTAACTTTTATCCCGATATGATCACTCAGTAAATATAAGGATTATCGAGACTGCACTTTACCCTCTAATTCTTCCACATTTTTCTCCGCGGAATAAAGAGCTTATTACTGATAAAAAAGTAATCCAACTCATGATATGAGGTAAGACATCGTATTCTCATCTATACATATGAGCTATACAAATAAACGTAGACTTAGAGACGTAAGCAAGGTTATGAATGAATCAAAAGAATGGCTAAAAAAACCTCGACCCTATTTGCCCAATAGGGTCGAGGTTATACTATTTTAAATAGACTACTGACCTGAGTTTATAGTCTTTTCTAATGATTAGCCCTCAAAATCGTTCGAATTGCCAGAACCGCCTAAATGATCAGCTGGATCTGGTGCTTCACTACTGTCTGGATCTGCCTCAGCAAGCTCTACAGAACTTACACTAGAAGCACTTGATGCTAGTTGTTCTTGTAATGCGGCTAAATCCTCCTGTAATTTGTTCCTTTCAACTGTCAGACTTGCTTTTTCATTTAGTAGAGAGCTGATCTCTTTGCTTTTCTCTTCGAGCTGCTCCTGTAATTTTGCAACCTTACCTAAAAGACGTGCCGAATCGCTTAGTGATACACTATCTTTATGTGATATAGAAGCCTCTAATGTCGTGATTTGAATTTGCGCCTTATGTAATTCGTCTTCTACTTCTTTCTTTTCCTTTTCCAGCTCTTGAACTCTATCTTCTAAACGTAGTATGGTTTCAGCTTTGGCCTCCAGATCACAGCGGAAATTTTTAATCTGCTCCGTTAATTCATTTCTCGTATGAGCTAACAAAGTAATTCGACTTTCAAGTTTGTCTATAACTTCTTGATCTTGCTCTAGTTCTCTTTCAAGACTTGCAACCTTGCCAAAAAGAGTTGTATTTTGATTCAGAAGGGAAACAATACGCTCATTCCGCAATTCAAGATCTTTGTCTTTTATTTCACTCTTCTCGACAAGATCTGCTACTTTACCTTGCAACGCGACTACTGAGCTAACTCCTTCTTCTTGTAATTGTTGCAAATGAGTTTCTAACTCTTTATTTTGCTTTGAAAGTGCTTCAAGTTGTTGTGACGATTTTGTTAATTGTGTTTCTAAACTTTGTACTTGTCCCTCTAAAATACTTATATTTTGATTAGCCAAAGCAAGCTCTGAGACCTTCTCTCTTAGCTCTTTTTGAATTTTTTGTGCTTCTACAGATATTGCTGGATGGCCTGCTGCTAATTCCTGCAGTGCGTGAACTTTAGATTCTAAAGAAACTTTTTCTTGATTTACTTGTTCTAAATCACCTATGGCACTCATCAACTTCATTGACAACTCACTACAACGTCCCTGTTCTTCCTCAAACTTCGATTCAGAACGTATAAGCTGCTCTCTTAGCTCAATCATTTCTGCCTGTAGACGTGTGTTCTCTTCACCAAGTTGGGCATCACTAGGAACTTTTCGAGATTGAGAAATTAAATTATACATAGCCATGGAGAGCAGAATAACGCTAGCTAGTAAAGCAATAGATACAAGAGCAACTAGAGTTACAGATGTAGGTAAAGCAAAGAAAACCAAAGCACCTATTAAGGTCCCGATAAGAACCATGCCTGCTAATAAAGCAATAACAGTTGCAATTCGTTGATATTTACTCGATAATATGTTAGAGAGTGTGTGTTGCGTTGTAGGTGCAAATGTCGCAATAGGATTAGTGTTCACAGGGTTAGTTGTCATAAACCACTCATTTTTAATAACATAAACTTAGAACATTGAAGCGGTCATAATGTTTTAAATGCAAGAACTTTATGTCCAACGATAAGTAAAAAAACTTAAGTGAAAATATAGACAAATAACCTCGGGACTAATATTTACCGACATGGGCGGGTTTCCTATACACATCAAGCCTTAGAAGCAGCCACAAGCACACAATATTCTCCTACTGTTCTACATAGGGGGCAATCTTAATGTCTTCAGCAAGTATAGCAACGGCGTGTTTGATGTATTTCATTACATAAGCCATAGGGAAATTAAGGACTCTCAACTATTTGTGGAAAATCCTTAATTAAAATATGAAATTTTAACTTTCTTCTTGAGAATGTTTTAATTGATTTTGAGCAACGCTAAGAGCTAAGTCTCTCGATTGAATTTCCTTTGATGCCTCTACCAGCTGTTTTTGAACATCAAAGAAACGGTTTTTATAATCTTCTAATTGAACATAAGCTTCATCTAGTTGCCTATGAAGATCATTATTAGTTTGTAGTAAATGTTGTTGCTCTGCTAATAATCGTGTCTCTACATTCGCGGGGCTGAATATTTCTTCATGAGCTCTTAGAGCTTCTGTAAGCTCATGAATTTTCGTTTCTAATGTAGAAATACGTTCGTTTGCTTCTTCTAGATTTTCTCGCAATATAAATAGCTTATCTTCTCTGATGTCAAAAATTTCCTGTTCCAATTCATAAAGTGCTGAAGAATCAATCGGAGCATTTGGAGGGAAATTAAATTCGCGTACTTTTGCTTCGAGTTCTTCATTCCCATCACAATATTGCTGCAAACGCATTGCCCTCAAATTATCCACATTATTTCTTCCTGGAACAGAGTTATGCGCGCGGAAAAGATTAAACAACTGAGTCTCTAAGTCAAATATTCTTTTATGGTTGATGCTGCTTTCAGAAGCCACACTTAGTTCTTGAACTTGGCCTTCTAGTACAGAATCCTTACTGAGTTCTTCCATTCTGCTAATTCTGTGGCGTGCCATCTGTATACGTTCTCTAGAGTCAAAACTTATTTTTGTTCTTATATCTTTTCTTGCTTCCTCTAACTTAGCTATACTGTTTAATCTCTGAGGGTCCGATTGCAACTGCAGACTTCTTTCATTTGTGTATGTTAAGATAGTTGCTCGTAATCTGCCATTACACATCTCTAATTCTCTGATAGTTGCCCTATTTTCGCTTATCTGTTGGTTCAGTGTTTGTACTTCTTGTTGCAGATTAAAAAGATTTACCGCTGTTGTATTTTGTAACCGTAGGACCTGTGTTGCTAATTCTTCTGTCTTGGACTTACTTTCAGTTAACTCTACCTCTTTTTCATGATTGTCTTGTTGTAAGTCTGCTATCTTAGCTTCTATTTCTTCCTTATCTTCTCCTTGAACTACAGATGCTGTATTTCCTATTTGCAAATCACTAACTCTATTTGCAAAATCTCTGCACTTCTTCTTTAGTTCTTCTATTTCTTGCTCATATTTCCTACGTTTCTCAAAGAAAGCTTGAACACGAGATGCTTGCTCTTTAGCAGAATTTGCGAGTTCCTGTTCTAGTGAGCGTATTCTTGCTAAACCCTCGGGTTCGTTTTGTTGCACCTGTGAGATTTCCTCTTCATAACGCCTTTGTCTTTCTTGACTTGCTGTTATATTAGCAAGAAGCTCTTCTTCTTTACGACGTATCTTTTCTTTTAACCTGAGAATATTATCTTTAGAATCTTTTTGAGATCGATTCAATTCCGTTATTTTTGATTCATAACATGCTTGATCTTCTGATAAGTCAGACAGTTTCTCTGCAACAACTTCCAATTGCACAACATTGTCTCCTAATTCTAAGCATCTTATAAGCAAATCATCTCTTTGCTTTTCTAACTTAACTCGGAGTTCCTCTTGGTTTTTAACAACAATACTATGATTTCTATCTCTCTGTTGTAATGTTCCTTCCAATAA
Encoded here:
- a CDS encoding IncA family protein, whose protein sequence is MTTNPVNTNPIATFAPTTQHTLSNILSSKYQRIATVIALLAGMVLIGTLIGALVFFALPTSVTLVALVSIALLASVILLSMAMYNLISQSRKVPSDAQLGEENTRLQAEMIELREQLIRSESKFEEEQGRCSELSMKLMSAIGDLEQVNQEKVSLESKVHALQELAAGHPAISVEAQKIQKELREKVSELALANQNISILEGQVQSLETQLTKSSQQLEALSKQNKELETHLQQLQEEGVSSVVALQGKVADLVEKSEIKDKDLELRNERIVSLLNQNTTLFGKVASLERELEQDQEVIDKLESRITLLAHTRNELTEQIKNFRCDLEAKAETILRLEDRVQELEKEKKEVEDELHKAQIQITTLEASISHKDSVSLSDSARLLGKVAKLQEQLEEKSKEISSLLNEKASLTVERNKLQEDLAALQEQLASSASSVSSVELAEADPDSSEAPDPADHLGGSGNSNDFEG
- a CDS encoding IncA family protein; amino-acid sequence: MRYISACLTPTLETNMCLVKTNSSRGCLAIYVLSIFLSVLVLISSITALVLFSVELGVIPSIVLGMSVLVALFFLATSFYHIVNRKQNMQMESPQNERLSHDSLVHTANDQLPDDSVSTLQCENQQIQELERERVHMFKRISELESEVLRHEENQIRESSFETRMQDLERTLASSESQFRERVFYLEGQLEELAQQKFEMENRVLLLEGTLQQRDRNHSIVVKNQEELRVKLEKQRDDLLIRCLELGDNVVQLEVVAEKLSDLSEDQACYESKITELNRSQKDSKDNILRLKEKIRRKEEELLANITASQERQRRYEEEISQVQQNEPEGLARIRSLEQELANSAKEQASRVQAFFEKRRKYEQEIEELKKKCRDFANRVSDLQIGNTASVVQGEDKEEIEAKIADLQQDNHEKEVELTESKSKTEELATQVLRLQNTTAVNLFNLQQEVQTLNQQISENRATIRELEMCNGRLRATILTYTNERSLQLQSDPQRLNSIAKLEEARKDIRTKISFDSRERIQMARHRISRMEELSKDSVLEGQVQELSVASESSINHKRIFDLETQLFNLFRAHNSVPGRNNVDNLRAMRLQQYCDGNEELEAKVREFNFPPNAPIDSSALYELEQEIFDIREDKLFILRENLEEANERISTLETKIHELTEALRAHEEIFSPANVETRLLAEQQHLLQTNNDLHRQLDEAYVQLEDYKNRFFDVQKQLVEASKEIQSRDLALSVAQNQLKHSQEES